A DNA window from Pseudodesulfovibrio thermohalotolerans contains the following coding sequences:
- a CDS encoding hybrid sensor histidine kinase/response regulator — protein sequence MNKTETILLVDDQPENITIMIEALHSQYTLLAATDGAFALERAASEPRPDLILLDVMMPGMSGHDVCSRLKSNPATQDIPVIFVTSLDAPDDEARGLRLGASDYITKPISPPVVQARVRTHLDLKRAREQLQRQNTALEELVRERTVEVVEAQRERVESLKHFAAAMAHQIRNPVMSIGGMAGLLLRRAPEGSRLADYAEAVREDSLRLESLVGDVSEYVSLSAGAFHEVRVEGLVEAALARAREAVGEPERLRVESALQPALVRVDERIVVMALAEIAINALEFGGNGEVCLSIRGGAEAAPGWGGADRARYGIQLSDDGPGIDGAILPYVTDPFFTTKARGVGMGLTKVKRVVCDEHGGTLRVESPATTSEKDGGQGTSVLLDLPLA from the coding sequence ATGAACAAGACTGAAACCATACTCCTTGTGGACGACCAGCCCGAGAATATCACCATAATGATCGAGGCGCTGCATTCGCAGTACACCCTGCTGGCGGCAACGGACGGAGCCTTCGCTCTGGAGCGGGCCGCGAGCGAGCCGAGGCCCGATCTGATTTTGCTGGATGTGATGATGCCCGGCATGAGCGGCCACGATGTTTGCAGCCGTCTCAAGTCCAACCCGGCGACGCAGGACATCCCGGTTATCTTCGTGACCTCCCTGGACGCCCCGGATGACGAGGCCAGGGGGCTGCGTCTGGGGGCCTCGGACTACATCACCAAGCCCATCAGCCCGCCGGTGGTCCAGGCCAGGGTCAGGACCCACCTCGACCTCAAGCGCGCCAGGGAGCAACTCCAGCGTCAGAACACGGCCCTGGAGGAACTGGTCCGTGAACGGACCGTTGAGGTGGTCGAGGCCCAGCGCGAGCGGGTGGAAAGCCTCAAGCATTTCGCGGCGGCCATGGCTCATCAGATTCGCAACCCGGTCATGTCCATTGGCGGCATGGCGGGGCTGTTGCTGCGCAGGGCTCCTGAGGGCAGCAGGCTGGCCGATTACGCCGAGGCCGTGCGCGAGGACAGCCTGCGGCTGGAGAGTTTGGTGGGCGATGTCAGCGAGTACGTGTCCCTGTCGGCCGGGGCTTTTCACGAAGTTCGGGTCGAGGGGCTCGTGGAGGCGGCTTTGGCCCGTGCGCGGGAAGCCGTCGGTGAGCCTGAAAGGCTGCGTGTGGAGAGCGCATTGCAACCCGCTTTGGTCCGTGTGGATGAGCGGATCGTGGTCATGGCCCTCGCCGAGATCGCGATCAACGCCCTTGAGTTTGGCGGGAACGGGGAAGTATGTTTGAGCATTCGCGGCGGCGCGGAGGCGGCGCCGGGCTGGGGCGGAGCTGACCGCGCCCGTTACGGCATACAGTTAAGCGACGACGGGCCAGGGATCGACGGCGCGATTCTGCCCTATGTGACCGATCCTTTCTTTACCACCAAGGCGCGGGGGGTGGGCATGGGGCTGACCAAGGTTAAGCGGGTCGTCTGCGACGAGCACGGCGGAACCCTGCGGGTCGAATCCCCTGCAACGACTTCGGAAAAGGACGGCGGGCAGGGCACGTCGGTCCTGCTCGATCTGCCTTTGGCCTGA